In Pleuronectes platessa chromosome 5, fPlePla1.1, whole genome shotgun sequence, a single genomic region encodes these proteins:
- the LOC128440413 gene encoding CD166 antigen homolog A: MHLLSASRVCALLITALLQRVSGLDTVIGQFGETLEIPCNNGVVKAEDVFIAKWKYDKGEGLTGDLLVKQKGQNTSVIATDGYKDRVTMAANCSLLLSEARLTDQGTFTCMVVASANIQEYPVTVVINKTPAELEISDKAEELEIGKLTKLAKCVAPDANPAADIKWLKNNKPLVADGKGISIEASVLVDPVTGLSTTSSVLEFSAEKEDTDAVFTCSTVHVTGELVSSPVTFTITYSTENIVLKVIAQDPLVEGDNVTLKCIADGNPAPTSFNFHLKGETVKVEDADTYTITNVSRDTAGEYKCSLVNNPSLEASENVTVNYLNINLSPSGNIVLSAEEALNLTLQIEASGKSMVSWTKDNVKLNKEPKFTKLTYSDSGLYECKVKMGHLSQKASFELLVKGAPVIRELTKKRGENGQYEVLICEAEGAPKPAVSWSINGTSTEESQFVNGKITHKITVVPSANLTVSCTVINEFGADTRSINVSSLFVEVRMDKQDQSEDSDQTKLVVGVVVGLLVATLIIGLAYLVYLKKSKQGSWKTGEKEDGSSEEEKKLEEKVEENSQKAEV; this comes from the exons CGCTAAATGGAAATAC GACAAAGGGGAGGGGCTTACAGGCGACCTGCTGGTCAAGCAGAAAGGCCAGAACACCTCAGTCATCGCCACTGACGGCTACAAGGACCGCGTGACCATGGCCGCAAACTGCAGCCTCCTGCTCTCCGAGGCCCGGCTCACCGACCAGGGCACCTTCACCTGCATGGTGGTGGCGAGTGCAAACATCCAAGAATACCCTGTGACCGTGGTGATCAACA agACGCCAGCAGAACTGGAGATTTCCGACAAGGCTGAGGAACTGGAGATTGGCAAACTTACCAAG TTGGCAAAATGTGTCGCTCCCGATGCCAATCCAGCTGCAGACATTAAATGGTTAAAGAATAACAAacccctggtggctgatggGAAAG GGATTTCCATCGAGGCGTCGGTGCTGGTCGACCCGGTTACTGGCCTCTCCACCACTTCCTCCGTGCTGGAGTTCTCGGCTGAAAAGGAAGACACGGACGCTGTGTTCACCTGCAGCACCGTGCACGTCACGGGTGAACTGGTGTCCTCTCCGGTGACCTTCACCATCACCT ACTCCACAGAGAACATCGTCCTCAAGGTGATTGCTCAGGACCCCCTCGTGGAAGGAGACAATGTGACTCTGAAGTGTATTGCAGATGGTAACCCGGCTCCGACCAGCTTTAACTTCCACCTTAAG GGAGAAACGGTCAAAGTGGAAGATGCTGACACTTACACCATCACCAACGTCTCGCGTGACACCGCCGGTGAATACAAATGCTCCCTCGTGAACAACCCCTCGCTGGAAGCATCTGAGAACGTCACCGTCAACT aCCTAAACATCAATTTAAGCCCCTCTGGGAATATCGTCCTGAGCGCTGAAGAGGCCTTAAATCTAACACTCCAGATTGAAGCATCAGGAAAATCAATGGTGTCCTGGACAAAG GATAATGTTAAACTGAACAAAGAGCCCAAGTTTACCAAGCTGACCTACTCTGACTCCGGCCTCTATGAGTGCAAGGTGAAGATGGGACACCTGAGCCAAAAAGCTTCCTTTGAGCTGCTTGTTAAAG GTGCTCCGGTGATCAGAGAGTTGACCAAGAAGCGCGGCGAAAACGGCCAGTACGAGGTCCTGATCTGTGAAGCTGAAGGTGCCCCGAAGCCGGCCGTGTCCTGGAGCATCAACGGCACCTCG ACCGAGGAGAGTCAATTCGTCAACGGAAAGATTACACACAAGATCACAGTTGTGCCCTCTGCAAATCTAACTGTGTCTTGCACAGTGATCAATGAGTTTGGCGCGGATACCAGGTCTATAAATGTGTCATCCT TATTTGTGGAGGTGAGAATGGATAAACAAG ATCAATCGGAGGACAGCGACCAAACCAAGTTGGTGGTCGGAGTCGTCGTCGGCCTCCTCGTCGCCACCCTCATCATCGGCCTGGCATACTTGGTGTACCTGAAGAAATCCAA GCAGGGCAGCTGGAAGACCGGCGAGAAGGAGGACGGTtcctctgaggaggagaaaaagctgGAGGAGAAAGTGGAGGAGAACAGCCAGAAAGCTGAGGTGTAG